A single region of the Saprospiraceae bacterium genome encodes:
- a CDS encoding MFS transporter, protein MESSFNTSYPSQRYAWYVVFVLTLAYISSFIDRQILALLVEPIKADFAISDTQMSLLIGMSFALFYTFMGLPFGRLVDSRNRRNIIAIGIAIWSVMTGLGGLARNYWQFFLARVGVGVGEAALSPAAYSIISDYFPKERRATAIGVYSMGIFIGASMAYLLGGWIIGYTQDVAFLKVPVVGTVKPWQLVFILLGMPGLLIALLMFTIKEPLRRSLEGQVKAVPQKAIPLRVLFAHFRQHSKTYLYLNLGIGCWSILTYGSGAWEPTFLIRSFGYSIREAGVVMGLFLLIFSTTGVFFGGWVADRLLEKGYQDAKIRVILWCIIISIPMGIIYPAIPNERLMLVSLAFFLFITKAPIGLAAAAIQEITPNEMRGQASAVYLFFLNLIGLGFGPTLIALLTDFVFQEENMLRYSILSVGLVVGGISAWCFWKCLKPYRQTLEGITS, encoded by the coding sequence ATGGAATCTTCTTTTAATACAAGTTATCCTTCTCAGCGCTACGCATGGTACGTCGTTTTTGTGCTTACCCTAGCATATATTTCTTCTTTTATAGACCGACAAATATTGGCTTTGCTTGTTGAGCCTATCAAAGCAGATTTTGCTATATCGGACACCCAAATGAGTCTCTTGATCGGGATGAGTTTTGCGCTGTTTTATACTTTTATGGGTTTGCCTTTTGGACGGCTGGTCGATAGTCGCAATCGGCGAAATATTATTGCCATAGGCATTGCCATTTGGAGTGTGATGACGGGGCTAGGTGGCTTAGCCAGAAACTATTGGCAATTTTTCTTAGCGCGGGTGGGGGTTGGTGTAGGGGAAGCGGCGCTGAGCCCTGCTGCCTATTCCATTATCTCAGATTATTTCCCCAAAGAGCGGCGGGCAACGGCGATAGGTGTTTATTCAATGGGCATTTTTATTGGTGCAAGTATGGCCTATTTGTTGGGCGGATGGATCATTGGATACACCCAAGATGTTGCCTTTCTCAAGGTGCCAGTGGTTGGTACCGTCAAACCCTGGCAGCTGGTCTTTATACTTTTAGGAATGCCGGGATTATTGATTGCCTTATTAATGTTTACCATCAAAGAGCCCCTGCGCCGAAGTCTGGAAGGTCAGGTAAAGGCAGTACCACAAAAGGCGATCCCGCTCAGGGTATTATTCGCTCACTTTAGACAGCATTCCAAGACCTATTTGTATTTAAACCTGGGCATTGGCTGTTGGTCTATCCTGACCTATGGGAGTGGGGCCTGGGAGCCTACCTTTCTCATCCGTAGTTTTGGATATAGTATCCGTGAAGCGGGGGTAGTGATGGGACTGTTCTTGCTCATTTTCTCTACCACTGGCGTGTTCTTTGGTGGATGGGTGGCAGATCGCTTGCTAGAGAAAGGTTACCAGGATGCCAAAATCCGTGTAATCCTATGGTGTATCATCATCTCTATCCCAATGGGAATTATCTATCCAGCTATTCCAAATGAACGTTTGATGCTCGTATCTTTGGCATTTTTCTTATTTATCACTAAGGCGCCGATCGGCCTGGCAGCAGCGGCTATCCAAGAAATTACGCCTAATGAAATGCGAGGACAAGCATCTGCTGTATATCTTTTCTTTCTAAACTTGATTGGTCTAGGATTTGGCCCTACACTTATTGCTTTACTGACAGATTTTGTCTTTCAGGAGGAAAACATGCTTCGCTATTCCATTTTGAGTGTGGGCTTGGTGGTAGGAGGCATATCGGCTTGGTGTTTTTGGAAATGTTTAAAGCCATATAGGCAGACCTTAGAAGGGATTACTTCGTAA
- a CDS encoding succinylglutamate desuccinylase/aspartoacylase family protein translates to MEKVVKGVHENVSVINNLIIADIPFGEITSYWFHIVTDGIGMPVRVPVIVARGLEPGPTLGVTAAIHGNELNGIPVIQRLFKEIDPKKLKGMIIGVPVVNVPSLLRKKRRFIDNVDLNHIMPGTPYGNVSNVYAYRFFNGIVKHMDYLIDLHTASFGRINSYYIRASMHEKMTRKMALLQNAQIIVHNLPSDGTLRGAADEINIPAITLEVGDPNTFQKGMIRSGLTGIHNVLIYLQMTTGVIEEPRTPPIICERSYWMYTDTGGILRVKPNITEMVKKGDIVATLHDIFGHLIKVYVAPEDGVVIGKSASPINQTGGRILHLGIVGTPPGE, encoded by the coding sequence ATGGAAAAAGTAGTAAAGGGTGTACATGAGAACGTTTCTGTCATAAACAACTTAATCATAGCGGATATTCCATTTGGAGAGATTACGAGTTATTGGTTCCACATTGTGACGGATGGCATAGGCATGCCCGTCCGGGTTCCCGTGATTGTAGCCAGAGGGCTAGAACCTGGCCCAACGCTGGGGGTCACGGCAGCTATACATGGCAATGAATTGAATGGCATTCCTGTTATTCAGCGATTATTTAAAGAAATTGACCCTAAGAAACTAAAAGGAATGATCATTGGCGTTCCGGTGGTTAATGTCCCTTCCCTGCTCCGAAAAAAACGCCGTTTTATTGATAATGTCGACCTCAACCACATTATGCCTGGAACACCTTATGGGAATGTAAGTAATGTGTATGCCTATCGCTTTTTTAATGGAATTGTCAAGCACATGGATTATTTGATCGATTTGCATACTGCCAGCTTTGGCCGGATCAATTCCTATTATATCAGGGCCTCTATGCATGAAAAAATGACGCGGAAGATGGCCCTTTTGCAAAATGCGCAAATTATTGTCCATAATCTCCCCTCTGACGGTACCCTCCGTGGTGCAGCAGATGAAATCAATATCCCCGCTATTACATTAGAGGTGGGCGATCCCAATACTTTCCAAAAAGGCATGATTCGATCCGGATTGACGGGTATTCATAATGTACTGATTTATTTACAAATGACGACTGGCGTGATTGAAGAGCCTCGCACCCCTCCTATCATTTGTGAACGATCTTACTGGATGTATACCGATACTGGTGGTATATTGAGGGTTAAGCCCAATATTACAGAAATGGTAAAAAAAGGAGATATTGTAGCCACCTTGCACGATATCTTTGGTCACCTTATCAAGGTTTACGTTGCACCAGAGGATGGGGTAGTGATTGGCAAAAGTGCTAGCCCTATTAATCAAACAGGTGGGCGTATTCTTCACCTTGGAATTGTAGGGACCCCGCCGGGGGAATGA
- a CDS encoding response regulator yields MVMDTMNNPNKQYKVFLVDDEPMVHKLVGGQLKLIDGLDIKSFYNGEDMIEEIDQHPDIVVLDFHMDTVKKDAMNGLETMMQILELSPETKVIMLSSQDAIGTAVNVLKKGAVDYIVKDGVFGVKTKGAVEKVIQGIALKEEIKELTTRIKRDKLVMRGFLLIILFLILSISVFIAR; encoded by the coding sequence ATGGTAATGGATACGATGAATAACCCAAACAAACAGTACAAAGTATTTTTAGTAGATGATGAACCGATGGTTCATAAACTCGTCGGTGGTCAACTAAAATTGATTGATGGCCTTGACATTAAATCTTTTTACAATGGAGAAGATATGATTGAGGAAATAGATCAACATCCTGATATTGTCGTGCTGGATTTCCACATGGATACGGTCAAAAAAGATGCGATGAATGGCTTGGAAACCATGATGCAAATCCTGGAGTTATCTCCTGAAACAAAAGTAATCATGCTCTCCTCCCAGGATGCCATTGGCACGGCCGTAAATGTTTTGAAGAAAGGGGCCGTAGATTACATAGTCAAGGATGGGGTTTTTGGCGTAAAAACCAAAGGAGCGGTGGAAAAAGTGATTCAAGGCATAGCCTTAAAAGAGGAGATTAAAGAATTGACAACGAGGATCAAACGAGACAAGTTAGTTATGCGTGGTTTTTTACTCATTATCCTTTTTTTGATACTTTCGATAAGTGTATTTATAGCGAGGTAA
- the arfB gene encoding alternative ribosome rescue aminoacyl-tRNA hydrolase ArfB translates to MDTKLLHTELQFQATRSAGPGGQHVNKVATQVVLRFDVNQSALLTDIQKERIKENLKNRITQDGILQLRCASSRSQFRNKQLVIQQFDELLTKALQPPTIRKKIKTPQVAPEVRLRNKKQHSEKKAARKKVWL, encoded by the coding sequence ATGGATACCAAACTATTACATACGGAATTACAGTTTCAAGCCACTCGCAGTGCTGGCCCGGGAGGACAGCATGTCAATAAAGTGGCTACCCAGGTAGTATTGCGTTTTGATGTCAACCAGTCAGCGCTGCTTACGGACATTCAAAAAGAACGCATTAAAGAAAACCTGAAAAATCGCATCACCCAGGATGGCATCCTCCAACTGCGTTGTGCGAGCTCCCGCTCGCAGTTTCGCAATAAGCAATTGGTGATTCAACAGTTCGATGAATTACTCACTAAAGCACTTCAACCTCCTACCATTCGCAAAAAAATAAAAACGCCACAAGTTGCCCCCGAGGTTCGCCTCCGAAACAAGAAGCAGCACAGCGAAAAGAAAGCCGCAAGGAAAAAGGTGTGGCTATAA
- a CDS encoding glutathione synthetase, translated as MTTFKLLVLTDHGTHSKENSLYDLLKKLLQHPNCEYIDVASRSHPANFDFFKALKVQPIWVTRVTPAFKYHPEGKQLLSSSNPVNIADYDAILLRLPHPIPSGFWDFLTSQFPDERIINQPSGVALTGKKSFLLEVAELCPPLKICRNISDIRAFKAQFPIVLKPLEGYGGNGIVKIDGEKVWVGPDLVPFAAFEQNYQENPIVYLGMKYLKHVDQGDKRIVVINGQILGAALRLPAEGSWLCNNAQGGTSQPAKLAPEEVTMAARLSEVLAKVGVIFFGFDTLMGDEGKRVLSEINTLSIGGLPYLEPYTDRSSLDLATALIWDYISLHIHGKSSKGCT; from the coding sequence ATGACGACATTCAAACTGCTGGTATTGACGGATCACGGGACCCATTCAAAGGAAAACTCCCTTTATGATCTTTTAAAAAAATTGCTACAACATCCAAACTGTGAATATATTGACGTTGCGAGTCGCTCACATCCGGCCAATTTTGATTTTTTCAAAGCCTTAAAAGTGCAGCCCATCTGGGTAACCAGGGTAACTCCTGCTTTCAAATATCATCCAGAAGGAAAACAGCTTTTGTCTAGTTCCAACCCAGTGAACATCGCTGATTACGATGCCATCTTACTCCGCTTGCCCCACCCTATACCGTCCGGTTTTTGGGATTTCTTGACGAGCCAATTTCCAGACGAGCGGATCATCAATCAGCCGAGTGGCGTAGCCTTGACAGGTAAAAAATCTTTCTTGCTGGAAGTAGCTGAATTGTGCCCACCGCTAAAAATTTGCCGTAATATTTCCGATATTAGAGCTTTCAAAGCACAATTCCCTATTGTTTTGAAGCCACTAGAAGGTTATGGAGGAAATGGGATTGTAAAAATAGATGGCGAAAAGGTTTGGGTGGGGCCTGATTTGGTTCCTTTTGCGGCCTTTGAGCAAAACTACCAAGAAAACCCAATCGTCTATTTAGGGATGAAATACCTAAAGCATGTAGACCAGGGAGATAAACGAATTGTTGTCATTAACGGACAAATCCTTGGAGCAGCCCTCCGACTCCCGGCTGAAGGTTCCTGGTTGTGCAATAATGCACAAGGAGGAACGTCCCAACCTGCCAAATTAGCGCCAGAGGAGGTAACAATGGCAGCACGCCTCTCGGAAGTATTGGCTAAAGTTGGCGTTATTTTCTTTGGCTTTGACACCCTAATGGGGGATGAAGGCAAACGTGTTTTATCGGAAATTAATACCCTAAGCATAGGGGGATTACCTTACTTGGAGCCCTATACCGATCGGAGTTCACTTGATTTAGCAACAGCATTGATTTGGGATTATATAAGTTTACATATTCATGGAAAAAGTAGTAAAGGGTGTACATGA
- a CDS encoding response regulator transcription factor, producing the protein MKLLVIEDEQELLKVMVRFLKREGFICETVTSIRAARRKLNNYQYDCVIVNLNLPDGDGMQLVKQLRKESPETGVIITSASDAIEDRLIGLEEGADDFLIKPYILSELNARIKAILRRKLHITSQELHFGELKIRLDAREVTISGELIPLTKKEYDILVYLARNKNRVVTKDAIAEYLWGDYMDDADSYDFIYAHLKNLRKKLSKKGIGELLKTVYGIGYKFTTHR; encoded by the coding sequence ATGAAATTGTTAGTGATAGAAGATGAGCAAGAACTATTGAAGGTAATGGTCCGTTTTCTTAAACGAGAGGGATTTATTTGTGAAACGGTTACTTCTATTCGGGCAGCCAGAAGAAAGCTTAATAATTATCAATATGACTGTGTTATAGTAAACCTCAATCTTCCGGATGGAGATGGTATGCAATTGGTTAAACAATTGAGAAAAGAGAGCCCTGAAACAGGTGTGATTATTACTTCGGCAAGCGATGCTATCGAGGATCGCTTGATTGGTTTGGAAGAAGGGGCTGATGATTTTCTGATCAAACCATATATTTTATCTGAGTTAAATGCCCGCATCAAGGCCATCCTTAGACGTAAACTGCACATTACTTCTCAGGAATTGCATTTTGGAGAATTGAAAATACGCCTTGATGCAAGAGAGGTAACGATAAGCGGGGAACTTATTCCACTCACCAAAAAAGAATATGATATTTTAGTATACCTCGCTCGAAATAAAAACAGGGTCGTAACCAAAGATGCTATCGCCGAATATCTTTGGGGAGACTACATGGATGATGCTGATTCCTATGATTTTATCTACGCTCATCTGAAAAACTTACGCAAAAAACTAAGTAAAAAAGGGATAGGCGAGCTGCTGAAAACGGTTTACGGTATCGGGTATAAATTTACGACACATCGGTAG
- a CDS encoding DUF1972 domain-containing protein, giving the protein MVFEKKTKLAIIGTVGLPAKYGGFETLVEQLVIHLSDRFEITVYCSGKFYPKEERLRHWNGAKLKYIPLNANGFQSIPYDMASIVHAAFKADILLILGVSGCLLLPFVKFFTRKRCFVNIDGIEWKRDKWKSFIRTFLRYSEIQAVEIAEVVITDNEVIRQYLKATYDYDSYLIEYGGDQAFQVAIQAENKQQYPFLTKPYTFMVCRIEPENHIHILTEAMSQQSELPLVIVGNWNNSEYGKDIRAQYGHLPHFYLLDPIYDKEGLNLLRSNCYLYLHGHSAGGTNPSLVEAMNLELPILAYDVGYNRETTENEALYFKDARELLAIINEMTPDVAKQMAKKMKTIAIRRYTWEVIARKYGNMMS; this is encoded by the coding sequence ATGGTTTTTGAAAAAAAGACTAAACTGGCGATCATTGGAACGGTGGGTTTACCTGCTAAGTACGGTGGTTTTGAGACACTCGTCGAACAACTCGTCATTCATCTTTCAGATCGGTTTGAAATAACGGTCTATTGTAGCGGTAAATTTTATCCCAAGGAGGAACGACTTCGGCATTGGAATGGAGCCAAACTAAAATATATCCCGCTTAATGCCAACGGGTTTCAAAGTATTCCTTATGATATGGCCTCCATCGTCCATGCTGCCTTTAAGGCGGATATTTTATTGATCTTAGGCGTTTCAGGTTGCCTTTTATTGCCGTTTGTGAAGTTCTTTACCCGCAAGCGTTGTTTCGTTAATATAGACGGCATTGAATGGAAACGAGACAAATGGAAATCGTTTATCCGAACCTTCTTGCGCTACTCAGAAATCCAGGCAGTGGAGATAGCAGAAGTCGTTATCACCGACAATGAAGTGATCCGGCAATACCTCAAAGCAACCTATGACTATGATAGCTATTTAATAGAATATGGGGGAGATCAAGCATTTCAGGTAGCTATTCAAGCTGAAAACAAACAACAGTATCCTTTTCTGACAAAACCTTATACCTTCATGGTCTGCCGAATAGAACCGGAAAATCATATCCATATCCTGACCGAAGCGATGAGTCAACAAAGTGAGCTCCCCCTGGTCATCGTTGGCAATTGGAACAATAGTGAATATGGAAAGGATATTAGGGCTCAATACGGCCATCTTCCCCACTTTTATTTGTTGGATCCTATCTACGATAAAGAGGGGCTAAATTTATTGCGATCAAATTGCTATTTATACCTGCATGGCCATAGTGCTGGCGGCACCAACCCCTCCTTGGTAGAAGCCATGAATCTCGAACTTCCCATCCTGGCTTATGATGTCGGCTATAACCGGGAAACAACCGAAAACGAAGCTTTATACTTCAAGGATGCCCGAGAACTCCTGGCCATTATCAATGAAATGACCCCCGATGTGGCTAAACAAATGGCAAAAAAAATGAAAACGATCGCCATCCGCCGTTATACCTGGGAGGTTATCGCCCGAAAATATGGTAATATGATGAGCTAA
- a CDS encoding energy transducer TonB yields MITDLTFTSQSILLSAALIFGFIILTIGLFRLYFKRFSSTPLKEGKVAASRNKYKAVDVHQFRSSFIGLSLVLMLGMTVVAFNWTTYVEEMDLSAYSLDIAEDIEIEPPRSATPPPPPPPPPPPVIQEIPNELIIEEDEMVFVDQSVEAETEVYRPDPIADKETPPPPPPPPPPPPEEEIAEIFKIVEQMPRFPGCEDLSGNEEEKKACSDKKLMEFIYKNINYPGVARENNIQGTVVLQFVVEKDGSITETKVVRDIGGGCGDEALRITALMQDMPQKWIPGKQRGRPVRVMFNLPIRFMLKEV; encoded by the coding sequence ATGATTACCGATCTAACTTTCACCAGCCAATCCATACTCTTAAGCGCAGCCCTGATATTTGGATTTATTATCTTGACCATTGGGCTGTTCAGACTTTATTTTAAGCGTTTTTCAAGCACTCCTTTGAAAGAGGGGAAAGTGGCTGCTAGTCGAAATAAATATAAGGCTGTAGATGTCCACCAATTTCGGTCATCCTTTATTGGGCTAAGTTTGGTACTTATGCTTGGAATGACGGTTGTTGCTTTTAATTGGACGACTTATGTCGAAGAAATGGACCTTTCTGCTTATAGTCTCGATATAGCAGAAGACATTGAAATAGAACCCCCACGCAGTGCGACACCACCGCCCCCTCCGCCACCACCACCTCCTCCTGTTATTCAAGAGATTCCAAATGAATTGATTATTGAAGAAGATGAAATGGTCTTTGTAGACCAATCTGTCGAAGCGGAAACGGAGGTGTATCGCCCAGATCCAATTGCCGACAAAGAAACACCTCCGCCCCCTCCTCCTCCTCCTCCGCCTCCACCAGAAGAAGAAATTGCGGAGATTTTCAAAATCGTTGAGCAAATGCCACGTTTCCCTGGTTGTGAGGATTTATCTGGTAATGAAGAGGAGAAAAAAGCTTGCTCAGATAAAAAACTGATGGAATTTATCTACAAGAATATTAATTACCCTGGTGTGGCCAGAGAAAATAATATCCAAGGTACGGTTGTATTGCAATTTGTGGTAGAAAAGGACGGAAGCATTACGGAAACCAAAGTGGTGCGGGATATTGGTGGTGGTTGCGGGGATGAAGCGCTTCGCATCACGGCATTAATGCAAGACATGCCTCAAAAATGGATACCCGGCAAACAGAGAGGTCGCCCCGTAAGAGTGATGTTTAATTTACCAATACGGTTTATGCTTAAGGAGGTATAA
- a CDS encoding MraY family glycosyltransferase — MMNDLLTLSLVFATGLCITLMVTPSILEVAYKKKLFDIPDERKVHSKPIPSLGGVGIFIGVILTFTLWARDLGNFPEYKYVLTSYLVLFFMGLKDDLIIMQTTHKLIIQLVVAGLLTFGGVRILNLYGFLGLYELSVFWSYLISIFLIVGVTNAFNLIDGIDGLAGGLGGINCFTFGALMYVYGMHEYAILAFAVGGALLGFLRFNFRKYPNKLFMGDTGSLLLGLTVSILAIFFLNVDKTSSIGLEFVSPAVVVLAIMAIPIVDTSRVFLIRLAAGRSPFSPDRNHIHHQLLAAGATHKRASIMLYIINTLLVITVIVFRDTTSLGLGLIILFVGTVCIQLMVFSGHMRREKQMMNVKTKLELLERENQFLNKIV; from the coding sequence ATGATGAATGATTTACTAACACTGTCTTTGGTGTTCGCGACTGGATTATGTATTACGCTGATGGTCACTCCATCAATTCTGGAAGTTGCCTACAAAAAGAAGCTATTCGATATTCCTGACGAACGGAAGGTTCATTCCAAGCCTATCCCTAGTTTAGGTGGCGTTGGGATTTTCATAGGTGTGATCCTCACCTTTACCTTATGGGCCCGAGATTTGGGAAATTTCCCCGAGTATAAATATGTACTCACCTCTTATTTAGTGCTTTTTTTCATGGGCTTAAAGGATGATTTGATCATAATGCAGACCACTCATAAGCTGATCATCCAGTTAGTCGTGGCAGGGTTATTAACCTTTGGAGGTGTAAGGATTCTGAATCTTTATGGCTTTTTGGGTTTATATGAATTAAGTGTTTTCTGGAGTTATCTCATCTCTATCTTCTTAATTGTCGGGGTAACCAATGCCTTCAATCTAATTGATGGAATAGATGGTTTGGCGGGTGGCCTTGGCGGGATCAATTGTTTCACCTTTGGTGCGCTGATGTACGTCTATGGAATGCATGAATATGCCATATTAGCCTTTGCTGTGGGTGGTGCACTCTTGGGTTTCTTGCGGTTTAATTTCAGGAAATATCCGAATAAATTATTCATGGGAGATACCGGATCTCTTTTATTAGGCTTAACGGTTTCCATTTTGGCCATCTTCTTTTTAAATGTGGATAAAACATCGTCTATTGGCCTTGAGTTTGTCTCCCCGGCGGTGGTGGTACTCGCTATTATGGCTATTCCTATTGTGGATACAAGCAGGGTATTCCTGATACGGCTGGCGGCAGGAAGGTCTCCTTTTTCGCCCGACCGAAACCATATTCACCATCAATTGCTGGCGGCAGGTGCTACGCACAAACGCGCCAGTATCATGCTGTATATTATTAATACCCTTCTGGTTATAACCGTTATCGTTTTTCGGGATACCACATCCTTAGGATTAGGCCTAATTATCTTATTTGTAGGAACGGTATGTATTCAATTAATGGTATTTAGCGGTCATATGAGACGAGAAAAACAAATGATGAATGTCAAAACCAAGTTAGAATTGCTAGAAAGGGAGAACCAGTTTTTGAACAAAATAGTATAG
- a CDS encoding aminotransferase class I/II-fold pyridoxal phosphate-dependent enzyme has translation MQTTHYGPGRTVRLQDLDYLYFSGTAYLGLSQHPLFKAQLKEGIDRYGANFGGSRRSNLQFEIFEEGENALADWTGAPSALLFSSGTLAGQLLQRLLATKGLVRYAPGTHPALWGFANLPHISYADWVTQISLELSHRKQPYVLFANAVDPLRVQRYDFNWLQQIPEGPRVYLAIDDSHGLGVLGEQGAGAYAALKTPPWVEVAVVASLGKALSLPGGVVLGEKSLIQACWESPFFGGASPMPPAYLYAFLQSRDLQKTLLKKLRKLIRLFAENTKASGLFESIPDYPVFFTTHNELAIRLLKQQILISSFPYPGPMDDCITRVVINALHEQDDIETLVQSLLGDPFKTG, from the coding sequence ATGCAAACAACCCATTACGGACCGGGTCGCACCGTCCGTCTCCAGGACTTGGACTACCTTTACTTTAGTGGAACAGCTTACCTCGGACTGAGTCAGCACCCCCTTTTCAAGGCTCAGTTAAAGGAGGGTATCGACCGCTACGGTGCCAATTTTGGGGGATCGCGGCGATCCAATTTACAATTTGAAATTTTTGAGGAAGGAGAAAATGCCTTGGCGGATTGGACGGGTGCGCCCAGCGCCTTGTTGTTTTCGTCAGGAACCCTGGCGGGTCAGCTACTACAGCGCTTGCTGGCGACAAAAGGGCTGGTTCGCTATGCGCCGGGGACGCATCCAGCCCTTTGGGGTTTTGCCAACTTACCACACATTAGCTACGCCGATTGGGTGACTCAGATAAGCCTCGAATTAAGCCATAGAAAACAGCCCTATGTCCTTTTTGCTAATGCCGTTGACCCACTAAGGGTGCAGCGCTACGACTTTAATTGGCTACAACAAATCCCAGAGGGCCCAAGGGTATATCTCGCTATTGATGACTCACATGGACTTGGCGTTCTCGGTGAACAAGGGGCGGGAGCCTATGCTGCTTTGAAAACGCCGCCCTGGGTGGAAGTAGCAGTGGTGGCGTCCTTGGGTAAGGCCCTGAGTTTACCGGGGGGGGTGGTATTAGGCGAAAAAAGCCTTATTCAGGCTTGCTGGGAAAGTCCATTTTTTGGCGGCGCATCTCCCATGCCTCCTGCCTATCTTTATGCTTTTTTACAAAGCAGGGATTTACAAAAAACGTTATTGAAAAAATTGCGGAAGCTGATTCGCCTATTTGCGGAAAACACTAAGGCATCTGGCCTGTTTGAAAGCATACCCGATTACCCTGTTTTTTTCACCACGCACAACGAATTGGCTATTCGCTTATTAAAACAACAAATCCTGATTTCCAGCTTTCCTTATCCAGGTCCGATGGATGATTGTATTACCAGGGTCGTCATCAATGCCCTACATGAACAAGATGATATTGAAACATTGGTACAAAGCCTGTTAGGCGACCCTTTTAAGACTGGATGA
- a CDS encoding aminotransferase class V-fold PLP-dependent enzyme yields MTTNDRRNFLKKMGGLSTGLLALTGFDTQWIKAIEQHAHKLHQMSPEAAAQYEPFWSQIQEAFQQSPHFVNLENGYFSPQPLTVLQAQLENIKMINEIPSFYMRRRQEEEKQGVKQQLANFMGCSTEELVITRNTTESLDTVIAGLDFEAGDEAILCDQDYGSMQQAFQQRSKRHGLVLKWVDLPLHPKSDSEIVERYEKAITAKTKVMLVTQLINISGQVLPVRKICDMAHSHGVEVIVDGAHAIAHLDFKIPDLDCDYFGASLHKWLCCPLGAGVLFIKKEKIAKVWPLFGDVHFPADDIRKLEHIGTHPVSTNLTISNALRFHQLIGSSRKQARLHYLKDYWTAKVEDLPKVILNTPLTADRSCAIANIAIEGMTPDELANYFYDKHRIFTVAIDREAVKGVRVTPHLYTRLEDLDQFVKAIKEVAG; encoded by the coding sequence ATGACTACAAACGATCGCCGCAATTTTTTAAAAAAGATGGGAGGACTTTCCACCGGATTATTGGCCCTAACAGGTTTTGATACGCAATGGATAAAAGCAATTGAACAACATGCCCATAAGCTCCACCAAATGAGCCCCGAAGCGGCAGCACAATACGAACCATTCTGGTCCCAAATCCAGGAAGCTTTTCAACAATCACCCCATTTTGTCAACCTTGAAAATGGCTATTTTAGTCCTCAACCCCTAACGGTTTTACAGGCTCAATTGGAGAATATCAAGATGATCAATGAGATCCCCTCTTTCTATATGCGGCGGCGCCAAGAGGAGGAGAAACAAGGCGTCAAGCAGCAACTGGCTAATTTTATGGGCTGTTCAACGGAGGAACTCGTCATTACGCGAAATACCACCGAATCGCTGGATACCGTCATTGCTGGTTTGGACTTTGAGGCAGGTGATGAGGCGATCCTTTGTGACCAGGATTATGGGAGCATGCAGCAGGCATTCCAGCAACGGTCTAAGCGTCATGGATTGGTACTAAAGTGGGTAGACCTTCCGCTGCATCCTAAAAGTGACAGCGAGATTGTTGAACGTTATGAAAAGGCTATTACGGCAAAAACCAAGGTAATGTTGGTGACGCAACTGATTAATATCAGCGGACAGGTATTGCCAGTGAGAAAGATTTGTGATATGGCGCATAGCCATGGCGTGGAAGTCATTGTAGATGGGGCACATGCAATCGCGCATCTCGATTTTAAAATACCTGACCTAGATTGTGATTATTTCGGTGCCAGTTTGCACAAATGGCTTTGTTGTCCGCTGGGGGCAGGCGTCTTGTTTATAAAAAAAGAAAAAATAGCCAAAGTTTGGCCGCTTTTTGGCGATGTCCATTTTCCCGCCGATGATATTCGTAAACTGGAGCATATTGGCACCCATCCGGTGTCTACTAATCTGACCATTTCCAATGCCCTTCGTTTCCACCAATTGATTGGTTCAAGTCGGAAACAAGCGCGCCTCCACTATCTGAAGGATTACTGGACGGCCAAAGTGGAGGATTTACCTAAGGTTATACTGAATACCCCCTTGACCGCTGATCGGTCTTGCGCCATCGCCAATATTGCCATTGAGGGCATGACCCCAGATGAACTGGCCAACTATTTTTATGATAAACACCGCATTTTCACCGTAGCGATTGATCGGGAAGCGGTGAAAGGGGTGCGGGTTACGCCACACCTGTATACCCGCCTCGAAGATTTGGATCAATTTGTGAAGGCCATAAAAGAAGTAGCAGGGTAA